CCCGGTTGCCATGAGAGTGGCCAAACGAAATCTCTCCCATCTGCCCCGTGGATCTGAAATCTACACCCACCGTAAGGATTACCAGGAGATTACCATTCCCCCGGGAGCCACTCTGGTCATGAATCCTCCCTATGGCATTCGCCTGCAAACTGGAGAAGATTTATCCACTTTGTATAAGGAAATGGGCGATTGGTTGAAACAGAAATGTGCTGGAAGTGAGGCCTATATCTATTTTGGTGAACGAAAATACCTGAAGAATATTGGCCTGCGTCCTGAATGGAAACGACCCCTGAGAAATGGTGGTTTAGATGGACGTCTCGCTAAATTCGTGATGTATTAAACATCTCCATAGACCAAGTATGCAACACCAGAAATTGTGCCTCCAGATTCATAAAACCCAGCCTGATAAAATAAATTAGCCCAATAAAACCTCCTCTCCCCACAGAGGAGGTTTTTTCCCTCGATGGGAAATGCTTGTGAACCAGGCAATTGATCAACTTTTTCCTTTCCCCACATCTGATCCGCTTTAAAATAAAGCCACAACTAACTACTACATGATATTCACTGAAGGGTTTTTCATGAAACGATCTACTGCTGGTATTCTAGCGTTTGCAACAATCTCATTTTTCCTATATGCATTCGGAGTTGATTTCTTCGATGCAATCTGGTCTTTCCCCTCTCAGCGAGCCGTTCCATTTATGGTTCTAGCACTGGTTGGCTCCGGAATTTTTGTGACCATATATCTTGGATTTCCTCAGATCAAGCGTTTCTGGCATGGGGTTCAAGTCACCATGGGTATCTATGATAATCCTGAAGATGAGGGCGATCTGAATCATTTCCGGGCTTTGACCACAGCACTCTCAGCCACAGTGGGTATTGGAAATATAGCCGGAGTGGGTATCGCGATTTACTATGGGGGACCCGGGGCATTACTCTGGATGTGGATTACTGCTTTTTTCGGTACTACCCTGAAATTTGCTGAAAGTACGCTCGCTTTAAAATATCGGGAAATGGATGTAAATGGAAACACTGCTGGTGGACCCATGTATACCATTGAAAATGGTCTGGGTCGGAATTGGCGCTGGCTTGCAGTAGCATTTGCGGCTTTTACCATTATCTGCTCAATGGCCACTGGTAATGCCATCCAATCATTCACGGTTTCCGATCAGATTTACTCTGAAGTGTCTCAAGTAGTTGGATCCACTCACTGGTTAACCTTAAAACATATGGTTTTCGAGGGTTTTTCAGTATCCATGCAGCAAATATTCAATGGACTATTGATGGCTACCTTGGTAGGAATGGTGATTCTCGGGGGGATCAAACGTATCGGACACGTAACGGGATATCTGGCCCCTTTCATGGCCGGAATTTATGTATTTGCAGCTCTGCTTATCCTTCTTTCACATTTTGATCAATTGGGGACAGCATTTGGGTTGATTTTCAAGATGGCTATCAACCCACCTGCCATGGCTGGTGGTGTAGGAGGTGGCGTTCTGCTGGTCATGCTCCACGGAATTAAAAGAGGATTATACTCCAATGAAGCAGGCCAGGGAAGTGCCGCCATTGCCCACTCTACTGCCAAGACAGATCAACCTGTACGCGAGGGTTCTGTTGCCATGCTGGGGCCATTCATTGACACTATCCTTATCTGTACCTTAACTGGTCTTGCAATCATCTCCACAGGCGCCTGGGAGCATACAGAATTTTTTGTACGAATTAGCGTCCATGATGCTACGCTGGCAGATTCAATAGTAGCATCAGGGGTTTTCGATGGACGTGAGCTCCTGAATAGTAGCTTGCTCACTTCTTTTGCATTTAAAGAAGGGCTGGGTTGGATGATCGGCTGGGGTGATAAAATTATTACGCTTTCTATTCTGCTTTTTGCACTTTCCACTGCCATCAGCTGGTCCTTTTATGGGGATAGAGCCACTGAATACTTATTCGGTCCAAAAGCCATCCTGCCCTACCGAACTGTCTATGTTTTCTTTGTTTTTCTTGGAGGCATTGCCAGTCTCGATGCAGTATGGAAATTTGGAGATGCAGCATTAGGGTTCATGACTTTGCCCAACCTGCTGGCAATAATTTTACTGTCTAAAAAGTTGAAGACGATGAGTACAGAATACTTCAACCAGGAACATGTGCCTTACAAATAAATCTATTTATTAAATTGAGGGTTACATGAATAATTTTCACGACCAACTTATTGGGGACGCCAGTTCAATTGCCAGAACTGCTGGTGAACTCATCCTTACCTTGAGCACTAGAGAAAGACAAATTTCATACAAAAGTAGCCGTGATATGGTGACTGAAGTCGATCAAGCTTCAGAAAACTATATTGTGTCCGAGATTCACCGACTTTATCCTGAACATGAGATATTGGCAGAAGAAGGTGGCGGATCCAGCTCACGTTCCTCCCCCTACAAATGGATTATCGACCCTCTTGATGGAACCACTAATTTTGTCCATGGCTTCCCCGTTTTCGCCGTATCCATTGGAATTCAATTTGAAGATGAACTCTTCGTAGCAGCAGTTTATGACCCAAACCGGCAAGAACTTTTCAGCGCTGGAAAAGGTCAGGGCGCTTTTCTAAATGGGGAGTCAATTTCTGTGAGTCAAACCCATGACTTGGGCAAATCTCTGTTGGCCACGGGCTTCTCATATTTTAATGATGATTATTTTAAGCTTAATATGGAGCTGTGGGCGTCAATCTATGGGAAAACGCAAGGACTGAGACGAGCTGGAGCAGCGGCTATTGATTTGGCCTGGCTGGCTTGTGGTCGTCTGGACGGACTCTGGGAATTCAGTTTAAAACCCTGGGATATTGCGGCTGGTGCTTTACTGGTAACTGAGGCTGGAGGTATGGTATCTGGCCCACGTGGTGAGGATCTGGATCTGGCTGTGGGACACATCATTGCAGCCAACCCGAATATCCATCCTCACATCATTAAAGAAATCAACCTGTTTAACCATAGACTTTAGACGATCAGGATCAAGCGCATACATGTTACTCACCGGCATTTTACAGGTTGAGTTACACTTACCCGCAGTTCAGAGTTTGAAGCAAAAGCGGAGTGTGATTAAAAGTTTAAAAGAAAGATTACGCTCTCGTTACAACGTCTCAGTTTCTGAGTTTGATTATCTGGATAAATGGCAACATGCCGCAATCGCTGTTGCTATGCTCTCATCAGACAGATCCTATCTTGACTCAAGATTTCAATCCATTTCACGATTTATTGAAAATGAGGTAATGGGACATGCTTATATCATGAAGTGTGAGCTTACCATTCTCTAAAACTCACGATATTCAAATATTTCTTCTAAACCTAATCCAAATATTTTAGCGATTCGAAAAGCAAGACCCAAAGAGGGAGTATACCTTCCTGCCTCAAGTGCCACAATGGTTTGACGCGTACAACCGGCTGCATCCGCCAATTCCTGTTGCGTCATTTCATTTTGCTCAAAACGGTGTTTGCGAATAGTGTTAAGAATTATATCAGTCGCCATAGTGATCCAACCACCAATAGCCATAAACGATGCCTATTGACCTGCTTAAAAACAGCATCAGAAACTGAGACCATAATGCCAAATAAGGTATATCAATGGGAATAGTCCCAGCCTCCCAATAGAGTTCAGTAAGTCCTATGGTCCAAATAAAACCCAATATCATAATTCCCACGACTTGAAAGTTTGTTGCTCGGGACAATACGAGTCGATCCCTCTCGTCCAATAACTTTGACCAACGACTTTTTCGTGATGTGGGGAGCATTAAAAGTACGCTAATTCCGAGAGTCACCATGATCACTCCTGTTAAAGTGATTCGGAATTCTTCATTCTGAAAAAAATCTGTGACAGCATGCCCTTTGAACAACCACATGATGGTGGAAACTCCTGTAGCGATGGTAACAATATTCCACAGGGAACGTTTCTGCAATAATGCCATAGGAATTTTTATTACTTCTCCCCCGTGGTCAATTTTGGCCTTGCGCAGTTTCAATACCTGCAGAGCTCGAACTGCGAGATAGGCGGCGGTGGCACTGATTAGAAAGGCTGCCAGCATGGTGGTTGATAACCAAAAATTCATTTTTTCTCTCCCTTCGATCAGCGATTAATGTAATATATTTTAATCATTATGTATACTATTTCATACACAATATAATATTTTCGTTTTCCCTGATGAGGGAGCAGTTAAGCCCTACTTTTTACGAGGATTATTCCAGAATACTTCCTGATTCCCACTGCGATGATTTTCATAGCGGGCCATAACAAATAGTATGTCGGAAAGCCGGTTCACATATTGAATAATCTCAGCAGCAACCGTTTCACTCTGGTTCAACGTGATAATACTGCGTTCAGCTCTACGACAGACTGTCCGCGCCAGATGCAATAGTGAGGCAGATTTTGTCCCACCTGGCAGAATGAATTCCTCCAGAGGGGGTAGTTCAATATTCATTTGATCAATATGCTTCTCAAGCGATGTAGTATGCTGATCAGTAACCAGACCTTCTATCATACCGTCAGATGCCAGCTCGCCGCCAAGATCGAAGAGGGTGTGCTGGATACTTGATAGGACAGCAGCTAGTTTTACATCTGGATTCTCAGTTAAGACTAGCCCGATAATGCTATTCAGTTCATCCACGTCACCATAGGCTGTGACTCGCAAAGAATCCTTTGAGACTTCCTCTCCATTTGCCAGACGTGTCTTGCCCTTATCGCCATTGCGTGTATATATTTTTGTGAGTCTCATCGCATATAACCTTCATAGTTTGTGAGCTATCAGCTCAAAATATTTCTACTTACAATTTCCAACAATACGACCGCTGCCCACAGGATAGTGAATACAACCGTCGACCAGATAGACAGGGACGGTCTTAGAATTCGATAGTCACGATCTACCCGAGTGAAAAGAATTCGGATGAGATTCGCTGTCCATCCTGCACTGAGGACCACAATTCCAATGAGCATGGTTGTTACTAATAATGAATCACCTGCAATATATACCAGTGGGTAAAATGCAAAAAACAGTGAAACCAGCACGACACTACTGGTAAATCTTGGACGCTCAAATACCAACCCGCTTAAACCCCTTTTGTCCAATCCCTCATTTTCTTTGGATTCTATCATGACAAAAAGACCGATCAATGAGACAAAGAGGAGAATTCTCTGTAATCCTATCAACTCTTGCGATGGTTGGAAGAAATTCTCAAGACCTGTTCCCAGTAATAATGTTTCCTGGGCAAGAAACAGGTATAAAAACTGTTTGGTAATACTCCTGCTGCGAAGTCCAAATACCAACAATCCAATCATAACCAATCCTATAAGAATCAATTGAGTATTGGAGGGTGGATATACGTTTGAAATATCCAAAACATGACCGGGGATGCCTGACAAGGTATAATGACCATACCAGACGATAAGCATACCATATAGGGCGATCAGTGGGGCTGGGACGCTTAACTTTGGCCAGCGCTTCTCCAGGTGGACCACAAGGATGACCAGAAAGAACAGATCGGGGAGCAATTGAACCTGACGCTCCCACAAACCCATGACAGCGGAGATAAACCAAACCCAGAGAAGGTTTTTCTCAACAATACTCAGCGAATAAGATTTTTCAGCAACAGTTCTTTCCAGCTCCAGCAGGACCAGCCCAGTTCCGCCCATGATCAGAAAGCGACTCAACGTCCATTCAATAAACAGATGATGAGACAGTGGTGCAAGCACCACAGCAGCAAGATAGAGGATTAAAGAATACATATGTGCGGAGTTCTTCGAGGTTCCTGAATAATAGGCACTCAGGTGCAATGCGAATAGCATCATTCCAAGATGGAAAATTATCCCTGGGGCAACAAGGGGCAGGCGGAGTTGCGGAAAAATGCCCAGCACAAGGACAATTATTGAAACAAATGCCAATTGGTGCTGCCGGGCGGCTGAGATGAATTTTCCCGAGAATTGCAGGAGAATTCCAGACAATAGCAGGTATCCTGTTACAACGGCACTGATCAACTCAATTTACTCCATGGGTTGGATTAACTTTTCACTTAAAGTTCAAAGGGATCGTCTATCAATTCCATATAAACTTTGTTGGTATCATCATGAAAGGACAATTTGACATAATGTCGGTTATTACTATCAAATATATCGGCACCCTTTTCTGTGCAGTACAGAATTATATGTCCTTTATAATGACCATATTCACGCTTCAAGTCCTTATGGGCATTAAATATTAGATTTGTAAAGCTCTCTGATTCACGAATATGGACATCGCCATTCCTGTCACTGAAATCAGTAAGCAGATCGGGTTTTGAAACCAGGGACATATCCTTCCCAATCCAGATACTTAATAGTTCGAAATGGAAGGGCAGGAAAATTGAGTTCTTGATTAGAAATCCAGTCTCTTTTTTTTCAGTAGCCTGATGAATAGATTTGCTCATTATTGTTCTCCTGAGATAATTTTCTATAGGTTAAAAAAGATTAACCAGACTACAAAAAAGATGGGCAGTAGTATTGGTATTGAATATTTAAAGATATAGCCCATAAAGGATGGTACGTCTACACCAGCCTGTTCAGCTATGTTTTTTACCATAAAGTTGGGAGCGTTCCCAATATAGGTCATGGCTCCAAAAAATACAGCAGCCACAGAAATAGCCATTAGGTATACAACTGAATTAGAGTCCCCTGGAACCGGAGATGGGACTTTCGTTGCAAACTGTTGAACGTCGGAAACCGAACTAATATCAAGTCCGAATTTTCCCATTGAACCTGCCAGGAAATTTAGATAAGTCGGTGCATTATCAAGCACGCCGGAAAGGGATCCAGTAAACCAGTAAAAGCGGGAGACTGTAAATTCGGTAGCATGCTCTTTAGCATAAGCACCAATTAGCTGTAGCGCTGGAATCATGGTAGCAAATATTCCTACAAAGAGATAGGCCACTTCTTTGATAGGCTCAAAGTTAAACTCATTGCCACGTAAGGCTTCCTTATCCCCGGTTCGGTAAGCTATAAAAGCCACACTAAACATAATCACTTCTCGTATACCAAAGGGGACATGCAACAGTTTCTGTAAGCTGGGAAAACCATCGATCACTGCTGGATCCATAAATACTGAAATGATGATAATTCCCAGATAGATAAAGTTTTTACTGCCGTGTATCTCAAGATTTTTTCCAGGTGTGGGTGCTACACTGCTGGCAGGTACCCGCATATCGAAGGCCATAAAAACACCAATTACAGCCAACACTGTGACCAACCATATATGCCAGACATGCCCAACCACCCAAAAGAATGGTACTCCCTTTAAAAAACCTAGAAACAGGGGTGGATCTCCAATGGGAGTAAGACCTCCACCAATATTGCTCACAATAAAAATAAAGAAAATGACATGAAAGGGTTTTAGTCGACCTTCATTCAATCTCATAAATGGCCTGATTAACAGCATGGAGGCCCCAGTTGTACCAATAAAATTAGAAAGTATGGCTCCACCAAAAAGTATGAGCCCGTTAATCCAGGGTTTGCCTGAGGAATTAAATCGTATAAGAATTCCACCTGAAGCCACGAAAAGCGCTGTGAGCAAAGCGATAAAGGATATGTACTCCTCCAGTGTATGTAGCAGACTGAGTGTACCGTGATCCATTAAAAATCCATAGTAGACAGCGACGATGGCTCCCAGCGAAATGGCGACTTTGGGGTAGTGATGTTCCCATAAATGGGGGTAAAAAAGAGGTCCCGTTGCAATCATTAGCAGCAAAATGATAAATGGTGCAACTAGCCAGATCGGCGGCAAACTGCTATGGTGACCTGCTTCTGCCTCCTGATGCATATCCCCTTCTTGGTTGACAATTTGCTCACTGGCAACCTGTTCACTCGCGCTACCATGTTCTTCTGCCATAACTGGACTGATAATCAATAATGCCAGTAAGACCAGTTTGCCCAAAACAACCATCCTCATGCTTCATTCCCTTTAAATTCAAATCGATTTGATTTTATATAATTATAAATCGACTCCGATTCACTCCCCTTGAACATATCGTCCATGTTTTCCCAGAAAGAATCAAGTCTCATTTCGTATTTCTTTTCGTAAAGATAAGCCTGGATCAGCATATCCAATTTGTCAATTCGTTTTACTACCCGCGCCTCAGGAGATTTATTTGACTCAAAATCTTGCCAGAGATTTTTGAAGTATTCACCTTCTTGAACGTCTTGCACTATCTGCTCAAAAGCAGCCGCTTCAGCCTCGTATTTCGTCGCTTCCAGCACATTGTCCCTGGGGGTTAAATCACCTACGATTGATTCTGCCATGTCATGCACAAGGGCCATGTTCAGAGCGCGCTCTACATTCACGCCATTCGATTGTAAAGTGGCGCGCAGATAAAGTATAAGGATTGACATCCCATAACTATGGGCAGCGATAGATTCAACACCCCGAGCATCAATTCCAGATTGTAACCACCCTGATCTAGGGATGGTTTTAAGCGCATAGATGTGCTCAAGGCTGGATATCAGGCGACGCGTCGGAATGTCTTTTCTGGTATCATTCATAAGGTAAGAAGATAGAATAAAGGGAGGTGAATGCTAAAGCGAATTGCCAGTTACCGGAAGGGATCTGAGTTTATAACCTCCCCAAAGAAGGAGTCAAAACTAAACAATTACCACTGATACTCCTAGCCTTAACTCACTATGTATCAGCAGATAAGGATTGTCCTGTAAAGTGTGTTGATGTAAAGATATCGATGTTTCACGCTTAAAGTGACTGTTGAGGTGAACAGAATTCTAATGGCGTTGGATAAGATGTCAAAATGATCTATGGCATCTCGAATTTTACATGGGGATGACGCACGATCAGGACGGGACAATGAGCTTTCCGTACAACTTTTTCAGCCGTTGAGCCGTAAATGGCGTGACTAAATCCGCTCAAGCCATGGGTGGCCATCACGATGAGATCCATCCCCTGTTCCTTAGCAAAGGAGACTATCTCCCGCCAGGGTTTCCCATGCAGATTTGATGAATCAGTCTTGATTTCAGAGGGAATTTGTTCCGCCACTATCTTTGCCAGCGACTCATCAACATATCCGCTGAGTTGTTTCTCTATATCTGGATAGCTATAGGTCCCCCAGGCAAAATCAACAGGGGCCACGATGGGTTCCACGACATGCAATACATGTAGACTGGCCTGGTACTTTTGCGCCAGATCTATGGCGAATGGTAGTGCATATTTCGCAGACTCCGAAAAATCAGTCGGTACTAATATTTTGGAATACTTCATTTTGTGACCTCCAAATTTTTGAGGAGGAATATCAGGCTGAGAGTTCTCTCCCCAGTTCCAGACCTTTCTGAAATGCTTTCAGATTGATCTCTAAAAGATGTCGCTTCTTAAAGATAAGCGGTAGAACCCTTTGAACCACCAAAGGATCAAGAAAATCTGAGTATCCGGCGAGGACACCGAGAATGACAACATTCGAGGTTCTCGTGTTGCCCAATTCCTTTGCGATCTCAGTTGCTGGAATGGGTATTCGTATGATATCATCCCGTTTTGGCTCAATATCTATCAGTGAACTATCCCACAGAATGGCCCCACCTTCAATAACATCATCTTCAAACTTCTCCAGAGAGGGTCGATTCATGGCAACCAGCACTGTAGGATGGGTAACCAGGGGTGATCCAATTGCCTCACGTGACAGCTTGACGTGACAGTTTGCTGTCCCCCCTCTCATCTCAGGACCATATGAAGGAATCCAACTCACATTAAGCTCCTGGCGCATCCCAATTTCACTAAGCCAGACACCCAGAGAGAGAACACCCTGGCCACCAAACCCGGCAATTTTTATTTCCTGATCAATGCTTTCACTTAGGGTCAATGAATCAGTTTCAATTTTTATCTTATCCTGCTCCAGTCCGAGAAGTTTTGGTACCCTGCTTGGTGAAGCAAAATGCTTACTCAAGTCCAAAGGTTCAACCTGTTGGGCGATATCTTTGAATACACCGAGTGGGAAGTTCTGCATCAGAGTTGATTTGATCCATTCCTCTGACTGGGGTGCTGTCATCTTCCACCCTGTGGGACAGGTGGATAAAACCTCAATAAAAGAGAAACCTTTCTTCTCGATTTGATTTTTGATACCTCGCCGGACAGCTTTCCGGGCAGCATTTTTTGACCGCACATCTGCCAACATAACGCGTTCTACATACACGGGAGATTCAAGACTGGCAATGATTTCGGCCATACGCATGGGGTAACCCTCATTCTGCAGCGTTCGACCATAGGGTGTGGTCGTTGTTTTCTGACCAATGAGGGTTGTGGGAGCCATTTGACCCCCGGTCATTCCGTAAATGGCATTATTTACAAAGAAAACGGTTATGGCTTCACCACGGTTGGCGGCATGAAGTATCTCATTACCACCAATGGCAGCCAAATCTCCGTCTCCCTGATATGAAATCACGATAGATTCAGGTAAGGCACGCTTCACACCCGTAGCCACTGCAGGCGCTCTACCGTGAGCAGACTGGATATTTCCTGCATTAAAGTAATAGTAGGCAAAAACGCTGCACCCGACAGGGCTCACAAATATGCAATTTTCAGCTACCTCATAATCTGTTAGGGCCTCTGCTATCATTTTATGAAGAATTCCATGACCACAACCTGGACAATAGTGAGTCTGTTCCTTATTATTTCCCGGACGACGTTCATAGGTGTCGTAAAAGCCCTTTGATTTTCCTAATATTTTGACGCTCATAGTACCCTCATCATGCGTTTGATCTCATGTACCAATTCTTTTATGGACGGGACATTGCCCCCCATCCTGCCGTAAAACTCCACGGGCTTGGCACCATTCACAGCCAATCGGACATCATCCACCATTTGACCATTACTCAATTCTATCACACTAAATGCTTTGACATGATCCATGGCAGCGAGTTCTGCGATTCGTTTTGATGGATAGGGCATGAGGGTTATGGGACGCAGCATGCCCACCTTTACCCCTTCAATCCTCAATTGATCGACGGCTGTATGTACCATTCGAGAAACAATGCCGTAGCCGACTACGATGAAGTCTGCATCATCAAGTCGATATTCTTCGAAGCGGGTCTCGCTATTTTCAATAATCTCGTATTTGCTCTGTAATTTTCTATTGTGACGCTCCAGATCATCTGGATCAAGTTCAATAGAGCTGATAAGATTCATTCTATCGCCATCGACTCCGCGTATGGCCCATTTCTTTTCAGCAAATTCTTCAACTGGTTCAGGGAAGTCGACTGGCTCCATCATCTGACCTATAAATCCATCAGCCAAAACAACGGCTGGATTTCTATATTTGTCAGCAAGATCAAATGCCAGCATGGTAAGGTCACACATTTCTTGAGCAGAATTGGGGGCTAGAACTATATTTTTGTAATTTCCATGGCCACCCCCCTTAACTACCTGATTGTAGTCACTTTGTTCCGGGGCTATGTTTCCCAGACCAGGGCCTCCGCGCATGATATCCACAACCACGCATGGGAGTTCAGCTCCCGCCAGATATGACATTCCCTCCTGCTTCAAACTAAAACCAGGGCTGGAACTTGCTGTCATGGCACGAATACCGGTTCCAGCAGCACCATACACCATATTGATTGCCGCTATTTCACTCTCAGCCTGAAGGAAGGTCCCCCCCACCAGTGGCATGTAAAGTGCAGCAGCGTGGGCAATCTCACTTGCCGGGGTAATTGGATATCCATAGTAAGCGCGGCAACCAGCCAGGATGGCACCCTTTACAATTGCTTCATTCCCTTTTACAAATTGTTTTGCCATGCTCTACTCCGCGAAACTTAGGTTTCTAAAATTGCTTAGGATAACTTGCTGACCACAGGCTTCACACTCTGCCAGCCCCTTCACCGAATCGGTGACTGTCAATCTACTCTGCACATTCTTAGTCTGGCAGATATAGCTTTCTTCAGCCTCAGCCCAATTCTTATAAACTGTAATTGCACCTGGTTCAGGACATGCATAGAAGCAAATACCGCAACCCGTACATCCATCACCATCATATTCAGCTGGACTATAACCATGCGTATTAAAACTATTTGCCAAGTGCAGGACATCAACTGGACATGCGACGACGCAAAGATTGCATCCTTTGCATTCCTCGATGTTGACTGCAACGAGTCCACGGGCTTTAGCCATATTCAGAACCTCCTCAGATTCATATTATCTTATTTCTCAATGTAAAAGTTTACTCCTGTGTGACTGTCGCTCCAACTCCTCCCGGAAGTCTGGGTGCGCAATTGAAATAAGAGCCTTGGCTCTTTCCCTCAATGTTTTTCCGTGAAGATGGGCAATACCGAATTCAGTGACGATATAGTGCACATCCCCTCTGCTGGTTGTGACAGCGGCCCCCGGTTTCAGCTCTAAAACAATACGGGATTGGGTGCCCTTTTTAGCTGTAGAGGGCATGGCAATAATGGGTACCCCACCAATACTTCGAGAAGCTCCCCGCATAAAATCAACCTGGCCACCAATTCCTGAAAAATTGGTGCGTCCCATGGAATCTGAACATACCTGACCGGTTAGATCAATCTCAATGGATGAATTAATCGCCACCATTTTATTGTTTTGAGCAATGATATAGGGATCATTCACATAATCTGTGGGATGAAACTCCATGAAAGGATTCTCATGAATAAAATCGTAAACGTGTTGGGAGCCCATAACAATACTGGAGACTACTTTTCCTGGGTGTAGCGTTTTTTCTTCGCCATTAATTACGCCAGATTCAACCAGTTCCACCACACCGTCACTGAACATCTCTGTATGGATACCCAGGTTGCGCTTTTCCTTGAGATAGAACAATGTTGCATCTGGTATAGCTCCAATTCCCATCTGCAGGGTTGATCCGTCTTCAATGAGACTGGCAATGTATTTTCCGATAATCATGTGCCGCTCAGATAATTCAACTTTGGCAGCTTGGAATAATGGCTCATCAGCCTCCACGATAAAATCCAACTTCGAAGCGTGTATAAAATTGTCGCCGTGAACTCTGGGCATCTGCCGATTTACCATGGCTACAATAATTTTGGCTACTTTGCAGGCGGCAATTGTTGTATCCGTACTTACTCCAAAACTGCAAAAACCATGTGAATCAGGTGGGCTCACATGAATTAGAGCCACATCCACAGGGATGTGGCCATTTTTAAACAGCCCCGGAATTTCTGATAGAAAGATAGGTGTCCAGTCT
This genomic interval from Candidatus Neomarinimicrobiota bacterium contains the following:
- a CDS encoding universal stress protein encodes the protein MKYSKILVPTDFSESAKYALPFAIDLAQKYQASLHVLHVVEPIVAPVDFAWGTYSYPDIEKQLSGYVDESLAKIVAEQIPSEIKTDSSNLHGKPWREIVSFAKEQGMDLIVMATHGLSGFSHAIYGSTAEKVVRKAHCPVLIVRHPHVKFEMP
- a CDS encoding helix-turn-helix transcriptional regulator, which translates into the protein MATDIILNTIRKHRFEQNEMTQQELADAAGCTRQTIVALEAGRYTPSLGLAFRIAKIFGLGLEEIFEYREF
- a CDS encoding sodium:proton antiporter translates to MRMVVLGKLVLLALLIISPVMAEEHGSASEQVASEQIVNQEGDMHQEAEAGHHSSLPPIWLVAPFIILLLMIATGPLFYPHLWEHHYPKVAISLGAIVAVYYGFLMDHGTLSLLHTLEEYISFIALLTALFVASGGILIRFNSSGKPWINGLILFGGAILSNFIGTTGASMLLIRPFMRLNEGRLKPFHVIFFIFIVSNIGGGLTPIGDPPLFLGFLKGVPFFWVVGHVWHIWLVTVLAVIGVFMAFDMRVPASSVAPTPGKNLEIHGSKNFIYLGIIIISVFMDPAVIDGFPSLQKLLHVPFGIREVIMFSVAFIAYRTGDKEALRGNEFNFEPIKEVAYLFVGIFATMIPALQLIGAYAKEHATEFTVSRFYWFTGSLSGVLDNAPTYLNFLAGSMGKFGLDISSVSDVQQFATKVPSPVPGDSNSVVYLMAISVAAVFFGAMTYIGNAPNFMVKNIAEQAGVDVPSFMGYIFKYSIPILLPIFFVVWLIFFNL
- a CDS encoding DUF503 domain-containing protein → MLLTGILQVELHLPAVQSLKQKRSVIKSLKERLRSRYNVSVSEFDYLDKWQHAAIAVAMLSSDRSYLDSRFQSISRFIENEVMGHAYIMKCELTIL
- a CDS encoding HD domain-containing protein, with the protein product MNDTRKDIPTRRLISSLEHIYALKTIPRSGWLQSGIDARGVESIAAHSYGMSILILYLRATLQSNGVNVERALNMALVHDMAESIVGDLTPRDNVLEATKYEAEAAAFEQIVQDVQEGEYFKNLWQDFESNKSPEARVVKRIDKLDMLIQAYLYEKKYEMRLDSFWENMDDMFKGSESESIYNYIKSNRFEFKGNEA
- a CDS encoding inositol monophosphatase, with amino-acid sequence MNNFHDQLIGDASSIARTAGELILTLSTRERQISYKSSRDMVTEVDQASENYIVSEIHRLYPEHEILAEEGGGSSSRSSPYKWIIDPLDGTTNFVHGFPVFAVSIGIQFEDELFVAAVYDPNRQELFSAGKGQGAFLNGESISVSQTHDLGKSLLATGFSYFNDDYFKLNMELWASIYGKTQGLRRAGAAAIDLAWLACGRLDGLWEFSLKPWDIAAGALLVTEAGGMVSGPRGEDLDLAVGHIIAANPNIHPHIIKEINLFNHRL
- a CDS encoding cob(I)yrinic acid a,c-diamide adenosyltransferase; protein product: MRLTKIYTRNGDKGKTRLANGEEVSKDSLRVTAYGDVDELNSIIGLVLTENPDVKLAAVLSSIQHTLFDLGGELASDGMIEGLVTDQHTTSLEKHIDQMNIELPPLEEFILPGGTKSASLLHLARTVCRRAERSIITLNQSETVAAEIIQYVNRLSDILFVMARYENHRSGNQEVFWNNPRKK
- a CDS encoding alanine:cation symporter family protein; protein product: MKRSTAGILAFATISFFLYAFGVDFFDAIWSFPSQRAVPFMVLALVGSGIFVTIYLGFPQIKRFWHGVQVTMGIYDNPEDEGDLNHFRALTTALSATVGIGNIAGVGIAIYYGGPGALLWMWITAFFGTTLKFAESTLALKYREMDVNGNTAGGPMYTIENGLGRNWRWLAVAFAAFTIICSMATGNAIQSFTVSDQIYSEVSQVVGSTHWLTLKHMVFEGFSVSMQQIFNGLLMATLVGMVILGGIKRIGHVTGYLAPFMAGIYVFAALLILLSHFDQLGTAFGLIFKMAINPPAMAGGVGGGVLLVMLHGIKRGLYSNEAGQGSAAIAHSTAKTDQPVREGSVAMLGPFIDTILICTLTGLAIISTGAWEHTEFFVRISVHDATLADSIVASGVFDGRELLNSSLLTSFAFKEGLGWMIGWGDKIITLSILLFALSTAISWSFYGDRATEYLFGPKAILPYRTVYVFFVFLGGIASLDAVWKFGDAALGFMTLPNLLAIILLSKKLKTMSTEYFNQEHVPYK